The Primulina eburnea isolate SZY01 chromosome 6, ASM2296580v1, whole genome shotgun sequence genome contains a region encoding:
- the LOC140835164 gene encoding purple acid phosphatase 23-like, protein MDHPRLKRNVTSNFPEQIAIALSTPTSMWISWVTGDAQIGVNVTPIDPSGVASEVQYWKESSNDIRKASGVSVVYSQLYPFQGLWNYTSGIIHHVKIEGLEPETQYHYKCGDSSLGAMSEEFVFETLPLPGSGKYPPRIAVVGDLGLTMNSTTTIDHLITNDPTVILMVGDLTYANQYLTTGGNGTSCYSCAFPNAPIRETYQPRWDAWGRFMQPMTSRIPMMVIEGNHEIEPQISNITFQAYLTRFSVPSNESGSGTNFYYSFDASGIHFIMLGAYVDYNQRSSQYVWLENDLKKVDRSKTPWLVAAWHPPWYNSYSSHYQEFECMRLQMEGLLYQNGVDIVFSGHVHAYERMNRVYNYTLDSCGPVYITIGDGGNIEKVDVDHADELGKCPSAQDNIPEIGGLCHMNFSSGPAKGQFCWDTQPEWSAYRESSFGHGILEVVNSTYALWTWHRNQDIYKENKHGDQIYIVRQPHLCFNTSNGNRVIPTPRPHFLLHRRSNSIIFLCFIYIFLLYIIQ, encoded by the exons ATGGATCATCCAAGGCTCAAGAGAAACGTGACATCAAATTTCCCAGAGCAGATTGCTATCGCCTTGTCGACTCCAACTTCAATGTGGATTTCTTGGGTCACCG GGGATGCTCAGATTGGAGTGAATGTTACTCCAATTGATCCATCAGGTGTGGCTAGTGAGGTGCAGTATTGGAAAGAAAGTAGCAACGATATCCGGAAGGCAAGTGGAGTTTCAGTGGTTTATAGTCAACTATATCCATTTCAAGGGCTATGGAATTACACCTCTGGGATTATACATCATGTAAAAATTGAGG GTCTTGAACCTGAAACGCAATACCATTACAAGTGTGGGGATAGTTCTTTAGGAGCTATGAGTGAGGAGTTCGTGTTTGAAACATTACCATTGCCCGGCTCTGGCAAGTATCCTCCTCGAATAGCTGTAGTAGGAGATTTAGGCCTTACGATGAATTCTACGACCACCATTGATCATCTCATCACCAACGATCCTACGGTTATTTTGATGGTTGGCGACCTAACTTATGCAAATCAGTATCTTACAACTGGAGGAAATGGTACTTCTTGCTACTCCTGTGCATTCCCCAATGCACCTATTAGAGAAACATATCAACCTCGTTGGGATGCATGGGGAAG GTTCATGCAACCCATGACATCAAGAATTCCAATGATGGTTATAGAAGGAAATCATGAAATAGAGCCTCAAATCTCCAACATTACATTCCAAGCATATTTGACTAGATTCTCTGTTCCTTCAAACGAGTCTGGTTCTGGCACCAACTTTTACTACTCATTTGATGCCTCTGGCATACATTTTATCATGTTGGGAGCCTATGTAGACTACAACCAAAGAA GTTCGCAGTATGTTTGGCTTGAAAACGACCTCAAGAAAGTCGACCGAAGCAAAACTCCATGGCTGGTGGCGGCCTGGCATCCGCCATGGTATAATAGCTATTCCTCACATTATCAAGAATTTGAATGCATGAGGCTTCAAATGGAAGGTCTTCTCTACCAGAATGGAGTCGATATTGTCTTCTCTGGTCAT GTGCATGCATATGAACGAATGAATAGAGTGTACAACTACACATTGGATTCCTGTGGGCCTGTGTACATAACGATTGGAGATGGTGGTAATATCGAAAAAGTCGACGTTGATCATGCGGATGAACTGGGCAAATGTCCGTCTGCTCAGGACAATATACCCGAAATTGGAGGTCTATGCCATATGAACTTCTCATCTGGCCCAGCAAAGGGTCAATTTTGCTGGGATACGCAGCCAGAGTGGAGTGCATACAGAGAGAGTAGTTTTGGGCATGGGATTCTTGAG GTGGTGAACTCGACATATGCACTATGGACATGGCATAGAAACCAAGATAtttacaaagaaaacaaacatGGAGACCAAATTTACATCGTTCGACAGCCTCACTTATGTTTTAATACATCGAAT GGCAACCGAGTCATTCCAACTCCACGGCCACATTTCTTGCTTCATCGTCGCTCGAATTCGATAATCTTTTTAtgtttcatatatatttttttgttgtatATAATTCAATGA